In the Romeriopsis navalis LEGE 11480 genome, TCAAAATCAGATACGTCATTGCCACTACCTAACGCTTCCACACTCCCGCCAGATGCATTACAGCCAGAAAAATCAAGTGATTTAAAATCATCCGGTCAATCTCAATCAGCGAAATCAACGCCGGCCGGCGCAGCCGCCGAAACATCATCAGCACCGGGAGCAAGCGAGGACAAGTCAGCTGAAAAAAGGCCCGCCCCACCGGCAAATGCCCCCGCCCAATCCGCCGAAGAAGCATTGAATGCGGCTGATTCTTTAGAAGGCTGGGATGACTAAGCCTCTAAATTAGCGTGACGATAATCGCCAACAAAAAACCTGAAGACTGAGGCATCGATCACCACCAAATCTTCAGGCTATAGCTTCGCTGCATGGGATGAGTCGCGGTCAGTCTATTGCATCAGTGATCGAGTCAAAACAATATGATTGCGGGCATCAAGACTTAACCACCCTTCTTGCTTCAGCACACCGAGCAGACGCGTCGTCGTCACCCGAGTCGTGCCTGTGGCATTCGCAATAATTTGATGCGTCAACCGCACACTTAATCGAATACCATTGGGCGTTGTTTCACCGATCTCGCCCGCGAGCAAAATCAGGAATTGACGGAGCCGATCTTCAATCCGGCGATAACCGAGCATCGCCAGAATTGCCTCCGTTTGGCGTAAACGGTAAGTCGATTGTTGATGAATTAACTGACTGAGCGACGATGACTGCTGAATTTGACTCATCGTTTGCTTAATCAGGACAACATCAGTCAGGGCCACTGCGTTATATGGGTCCACTTTAGTCAGTGGCAGACCAAAGGGCATGGTTGGACTGATAATCCCCAGTAAAGACTCTTCACCATTCGGATAAAGGCTCCCGAGCTGGATCAAACCTTGGCGCACAATCCAGATACAGTCAGTGTGTAACGGAATATGGCTTCCACGTTTGTATGTCTTGGCGGCGGACGTACGGCTGAGCCGATCAAGTTGTTGGTGCGCTTCGCTAGAAAGAGAATCTAGTGTCCGATCGTAGGGCTGAGACTGAAGCATAAGATTGCTGACCTATGTATTCCACCTGACAATGGTAAAAGTTAAAGGCCAAGGGAAGGTGATCCCCGGTTTGCCGTTTGGTTAAATTTTGCCTAAGTCATTGTGATTCAGATAAGTCTTTGGGAAAGCCCACAGTCAATTCCACAGGATTTAATTCAAGATTTAGGATTTGATTACCTTACCTTAACCAAAATGCTAGAGCCTTTTAGTAAGGTTTAATACTGACTTGCTGTACATCTT is a window encoding:
- a CDS encoding Crp/Fnr family transcriptional regulator → MLQSQPYDRTLDSLSSEAHQQLDRLSRTSAAKTYKRGSHIPLHTDCIWIVRQGLIQLGSLYPNGEESLLGIISPTMPFGLPLTKVDPYNAVALTDVVLIKQTMSQIQQSSSLSQLIHQQSTYRLRQTEAILAMLGYRRIEDRLRQFLILLAGEIGETTPNGIRLSVRLTHQIIANATGTTRVTTTRLLGVLKQEGWLSLDARNHIVLTRSLMQ